A stretch of the Sphingosinithalassobacter tenebrarum genome encodes the following:
- a CDS encoding helix-turn-helix transcriptional regulator: MNNRLRVLRAERKWSQQHLAELLEVSRQSVNAIETGRYDPSLPLAFRISDVFDLPIEAIFTNPSKENA; the protein is encoded by the coding sequence ATGAACAACCGCCTCCGCGTGCTCCGTGCCGAGCGCAAGTGGAGCCAGCAGCATCTCGCCGAACTGCTCGAAGTATCGCGCCAGAGCGTGAATGCGATCGAGACCGGACGATACGATCCCTCGCTGCCGCTCGCCTTCAGGATTTCCGATGTTTTCGATCTTCCGATCGAAGCGATTTTCACCAATCCGTCCAAGGAGAATGCATGA
- a CDS encoding alpha/beta fold hydrolase: MMFRTCQTNRTKLTISISLAVLTLLGAKALRAEPVIAPVVSAPIAASLDYAETQMDHISIVKMGQGPAVFLIPGLSSPRAVWDSVAPELAKTHSVYLVQVNGFAGGDPRGNLEPGVLDGLVSDLHGFMADRGISGAAVVGHSMGGLAGLMLAKAHPGDVGKLMVVDALPFIGTLFAPDATVEMVEPQAAAMRDQMASLHGKPYPDAMAQQIAASNALKPESRARVAEWVKAADARVSAQAMYDDMTTDMRPAMAGITTPITLLYPFSAMLPQERADAVYQGAYADAPQVDFVPVGDSGHFIMLDQPEIFAETLTAFLD, translated from the coding sequence ATGATGTTCCGCACATGCCAGACCAACCGTACCAAACTCACCATCAGTATTTCGCTGGCGGTCCTCACACTGCTTGGCGCCAAGGCGCTGCGCGCCGAGCCGGTTATCGCTCCGGTCGTTTCGGCGCCGATCGCAGCCTCGCTTGATTATGCCGAAACCCAGATGGATCATATCTCGATCGTGAAGATGGGGCAGGGGCCGGCGGTGTTCCTGATCCCCGGACTGTCCTCGCCGCGCGCGGTGTGGGACAGCGTGGCGCCTGAACTGGCGAAGACCCACAGCGTCTATCTGGTCCAGGTCAACGGATTTGCCGGCGGCGATCCACGCGGCAATCTGGAGCCCGGCGTGCTCGATGGGCTGGTTTCCGATCTGCACGGCTTCATGGCGGATCGAGGAATCAGCGGCGCGGCGGTGGTCGGCCATTCGATGGGCGGGCTCGCCGGGCTGATGCTCGCCAAGGCGCATCCCGGAGATGTCGGCAAGCTGATGGTGGTCGACGCGCTGCCCTTTATCGGCACGCTGTTCGCGCCCGATGCCACAGTGGAAATGGTCGAGCCGCAAGCCGCCGCGATGCGCGATCAGATGGCGAGCCTGCACGGCAAGCCCTATCCCGACGCGATGGCGCAGCAGATTGCGGCCAGCAACGCGCTCAAACCCGAATCGCGGGCCCGGGTGGCCGAATGGGTGAAGGCGGCCGATGCACGGGTTTCGGCGCAGGCGATGTATGATGACATGACCACTGACATGCGCCCGGCGATGGCGGGGATCACGACGCCGATCACGCTGCTCTATCCCTTTTCGGCCATGCTGCCGCAGGAACGCGCCGATGCCGTCTACCAAGGCGCCTATGCCGATGCGCCGCAGGTCGATTTCGTGCCGGTCGGTGACAGTGGGCATTTCATCATGCTCGATCAGCCCGAGATCTTTGCGGAAACGTTGACGGCGTTTCTCGACTGA